Proteins encoded by one window of Hyla sarda isolate aHylSar1 chromosome 13, aHylSar1.hap1, whole genome shotgun sequence:
- the SNX21 gene encoding sorting nexin-21 isoform X1 produces the protein MTGVASELSASSPMSSWCPGPINSTVSMASKLFRRFRASTLRRQRGPGPPEEPPEIAELVDDADGLSVRLSGTLSLSEDSLGSEESDSTESRCIEELNSSSLLTQQLREMWASTRGHSLPVRLTFEVTEANVVKDVHAKYVVYTIYLLHSGQFDPSPAFITCRYSDLERLRKTLSSRYPDEMSSVSFPHKRLHKNFTAQTIAKRSRAFEQFLCYVSSVPALRQSAEFLGFFYLRDMQKAQHLTCTSLYQLALPLWMNCWRLQEKLCPAGPSAHRLLVLAGLVVCHQEMDSLPDAQAFSERAISLFQDSQENAPFLVSFLHAHIQLSWRVGVDKRSSEATLLRLQEAGHATHNAPSLKEVLIRETDRATT, from the exons ATGGCGTCCAAGCTTTTTCGTCGCTTCCGTGCCTCTacgctgagacggcagagaggtCCTGGACCTCCAGAAGAACCCCCAGAGATTGCGGAGCTGGTGGATGACGCGGATGGACTATCTGTGCGCCTGAGCGGGACCCTCAGTCTGAGTGAAGACAGTCTTGGCTCTGAGGAGAGTGATTCAACTG AAAGCAGATGCATAGAAGAACTGAACAGCAGTTCCCTCCTAACACAGCAACTCAGAGAGATGTGGGCCAGTACACGGGGTCATAGTCTTCCCGTCAGACTGACCTTTGAGGTGACAGAGGCCAATGTGGTAAAGGACGTCCATGCCAAGTATGTG GTGTACACCATCTACCTTCTGCACTCGGGGCAGTTTGACCCTTCCCCCGCCTTCATCACCTGCCGCTACTCCGATCTGGAACGCCTGAGAAAAACCCTGAGCTCCCGCTATCCCGATGAAATGAGTTCCGTCTCCTTCCCTCACAAGCGCCTGCACAAGAACTTCACCGCCCAAACCATAGCGAAGCGCAGTCGCGCCTTTGAACAGTTCCTCTGCTACGTCTCCTCGGTGCCCGCCCTGAGACAGTCTGCAGAGTTCCTCGGATTCTTCTACCTGCGCGACATGCAGAAGGCGCAACATCTTACGTGCACGAGTTTGTATCAGTTGGCGCTACCCTTGTGGATGAACTGTTGGCGGCTGCAGGAGAAGCTGTGCCCCGCGGGGCCCTCCGCTCACAGACTGCTCGTACTTGCCGGATTGGTGGTTTGCCACCAGGAGATGGATTCGCTGCCGGACGCACAGGCCTTCAGTGAACGCGCTATTTCGCTTTTTCAGGATTCGCAAGAGAACGCGCCTTTTCTCGTTTCCTTCCTACACGCTCACATACAGTTATCGTGGCGGGTGGGGGTAGACAAGAGAAGTTCGGAAGCCACGTTACTACGGCTGCAGGAAGCTGGACATGCCACGCACAACGCTCCCTCGCTGAAGGAGGTTCTCATCAGAGAGACAGACCGGGCGACTACGTAG
- the SNX21 gene encoding sorting nexin-21 isoform X4: MASKLFRRFRASTLRRQRGPGPPEEPPEIAELVDDADGLSVRLSGTLSLSEDSLGSEESDSTESRCIEELNSSSLLTQQLREMWASTRGHSLPVRLTFEVTEANVVKDVHAKYVVYTIYLLHSGQFDPSPAFITCRYSDLERLRKTLSSRYPDEMSSVSFPHKRLHKNFTAQTIAKRSRAFEQFLCYVSSVPALRQSAEFLGFFYLRDMQKAQHLTCTSLYQLALPLWMNCWRLQEKLCPAGPSAHRLLVLAGLVVCHQEMDSLPDAQAFSERAISLFQDSQENAPFLVSFLHAHIQLSWRVGVDKRSSEATLLRLQEAGHATHNAPSLKEVLIRETDRATT, translated from the exons ATGGCGTCCAAGCTTTTTCGTCGCTTCCGTGCCTCTacgctgagacggcagagaggtCCTGGACCTCCAGAAGAACCCCCAGAGATTGCGGAGCTGGTGGATGACGCGGATGGACTATCTGTGCGCCTGAGCGGGACCCTCAGTCTGAGTGAAGACAGTCTTGGCTCTGAGGAGAGTGATTCAACTG AAAGCAGATGCATAGAAGAACTGAACAGCAGTTCCCTCCTAACACAGCAACTCAGAGAGATGTGGGCCAGTACACGGGGTCATAGTCTTCCCGTCAGACTGACCTTTGAGGTGACAGAGGCCAATGTGGTAAAGGACGTCCATGCCAAGTATGTG GTGTACACCATCTACCTTCTGCACTCGGGGCAGTTTGACCCTTCCCCCGCCTTCATCACCTGCCGCTACTCCGATCTGGAACGCCTGAGAAAAACCCTGAGCTCCCGCTATCCCGATGAAATGAGTTCCGTCTCCTTCCCTCACAAGCGCCTGCACAAGAACTTCACCGCCCAAACCATAGCGAAGCGCAGTCGCGCCTTTGAACAGTTCCTCTGCTACGTCTCCTCGGTGCCCGCCCTGAGACAGTCTGCAGAGTTCCTCGGATTCTTCTACCTGCGCGACATGCAGAAGGCGCAACATCTTACGTGCACGAGTTTGTATCAGTTGGCGCTACCCTTGTGGATGAACTGTTGGCGGCTGCAGGAGAAGCTGTGCCCCGCGGGGCCCTCCGCTCACAGACTGCTCGTACTTGCCGGATTGGTGGTTTGCCACCAGGAGATGGATTCGCTGCCGGACGCACAGGCCTTCAGTGAACGCGCTATTTCGCTTTTTCAGGATTCGCAAGAGAACGCGCCTTTTCTCGTTTCCTTCCTACACGCTCACATACAGTTATCGTGGCGGGTGGGGGTAGACAAGAGAAGTTCGGAAGCCACGTTACTACGGCTGCAGGAAGCTGGACATGCCACGCACAACGCTCCCTCGCTGAAGGAGGTTCTCATCAGAGAGACAGACCGGGCGACTACGTAG
- the SNX21 gene encoding sorting nexin-21 isoform X2 — translation MKSLQIKIIPTSYECWILSPGSFTMASKLFRRFRASTLRRQRGPGPPEEPPEIAELVDDADGLSVRLSGTLSLSEDSLGSEESDSTESRCIEELNSSSLLTQQLREMWASTRGHSLPVRLTFEVTEANVVKDVHAKYVVYTIYLLHSGQFDPSPAFITCRYSDLERLRKTLSSRYPDEMSSVSFPHKRLHKNFTAQTIAKRSRAFEQFLCYVSSVPALRQSAEFLGFFYLRDMQKAQHLTCTSLYQLALPLWMNCWRLQEKLCPAGPSAHRLLVLAGLVVCHQEMDSLPDAQAFSERAISLFQDSQENAPFLVSFLHAHIQLSWRVGVDKRSSEATLLRLQEAGHATHNAPSLKEVLIRETDRATT, via the exons ATGGCGTCCAAGCTTTTTCGTCGCTTCCGTGCCTCTacgctgagacggcagagaggtCCTGGACCTCCAGAAGAACCCCCAGAGATTGCGGAGCTGGTGGATGACGCGGATGGACTATCTGTGCGCCTGAGCGGGACCCTCAGTCTGAGTGAAGACAGTCTTGGCTCTGAGGAGAGTGATTCAACTG AAAGCAGATGCATAGAAGAACTGAACAGCAGTTCCCTCCTAACACAGCAACTCAGAGAGATGTGGGCCAGTACACGGGGTCATAGTCTTCCCGTCAGACTGACCTTTGAGGTGACAGAGGCCAATGTGGTAAAGGACGTCCATGCCAAGTATGTG GTGTACACCATCTACCTTCTGCACTCGGGGCAGTTTGACCCTTCCCCCGCCTTCATCACCTGCCGCTACTCCGATCTGGAACGCCTGAGAAAAACCCTGAGCTCCCGCTATCCCGATGAAATGAGTTCCGTCTCCTTCCCTCACAAGCGCCTGCACAAGAACTTCACCGCCCAAACCATAGCGAAGCGCAGTCGCGCCTTTGAACAGTTCCTCTGCTACGTCTCCTCGGTGCCCGCCCTGAGACAGTCTGCAGAGTTCCTCGGATTCTTCTACCTGCGCGACATGCAGAAGGCGCAACATCTTACGTGCACGAGTTTGTATCAGTTGGCGCTACCCTTGTGGATGAACTGTTGGCGGCTGCAGGAGAAGCTGTGCCCCGCGGGGCCCTCCGCTCACAGACTGCTCGTACTTGCCGGATTGGTGGTTTGCCACCAGGAGATGGATTCGCTGCCGGACGCACAGGCCTTCAGTGAACGCGCTATTTCGCTTTTTCAGGATTCGCAAGAGAACGCGCCTTTTCTCGTTTCCTTCCTACACGCTCACATACAGTTATCGTGGCGGGTGGGGGTAGACAAGAGAAGTTCGGAAGCCACGTTACTACGGCTGCAGGAAGCTGGACATGCCACGCACAACGCTCCCTCGCTGAAGGAGGTTCTCATCAGAGAGACAGACCGGGCGACTACGTAG
- the SNX21 gene encoding sorting nexin-21 isoform X3 has product MKSLQIKMASKLFRRFRASTLRRQRGPGPPEEPPEIAELVDDADGLSVRLSGTLSLSEDSLGSEESDSTESRCIEELNSSSLLTQQLREMWASTRGHSLPVRLTFEVTEANVVKDVHAKYVVYTIYLLHSGQFDPSPAFITCRYSDLERLRKTLSSRYPDEMSSVSFPHKRLHKNFTAQTIAKRSRAFEQFLCYVSSVPALRQSAEFLGFFYLRDMQKAQHLTCTSLYQLALPLWMNCWRLQEKLCPAGPSAHRLLVLAGLVVCHQEMDSLPDAQAFSERAISLFQDSQENAPFLVSFLHAHIQLSWRVGVDKRSSEATLLRLQEAGHATHNAPSLKEVLIRETDRATT; this is encoded by the exons ATGGCGTCCAAGCTTTTTCGTCGCTTCCGTGCCTCTacgctgagacggcagagaggtCCTGGACCTCCAGAAGAACCCCCAGAGATTGCGGAGCTGGTGGATGACGCGGATGGACTATCTGTGCGCCTGAGCGGGACCCTCAGTCTGAGTGAAGACAGTCTTGGCTCTGAGGAGAGTGATTCAACTG AAAGCAGATGCATAGAAGAACTGAACAGCAGTTCCCTCCTAACACAGCAACTCAGAGAGATGTGGGCCAGTACACGGGGTCATAGTCTTCCCGTCAGACTGACCTTTGAGGTGACAGAGGCCAATGTGGTAAAGGACGTCCATGCCAAGTATGTG GTGTACACCATCTACCTTCTGCACTCGGGGCAGTTTGACCCTTCCCCCGCCTTCATCACCTGCCGCTACTCCGATCTGGAACGCCTGAGAAAAACCCTGAGCTCCCGCTATCCCGATGAAATGAGTTCCGTCTCCTTCCCTCACAAGCGCCTGCACAAGAACTTCACCGCCCAAACCATAGCGAAGCGCAGTCGCGCCTTTGAACAGTTCCTCTGCTACGTCTCCTCGGTGCCCGCCCTGAGACAGTCTGCAGAGTTCCTCGGATTCTTCTACCTGCGCGACATGCAGAAGGCGCAACATCTTACGTGCACGAGTTTGTATCAGTTGGCGCTACCCTTGTGGATGAACTGTTGGCGGCTGCAGGAGAAGCTGTGCCCCGCGGGGCCCTCCGCTCACAGACTGCTCGTACTTGCCGGATTGGTGGTTTGCCACCAGGAGATGGATTCGCTGCCGGACGCACAGGCCTTCAGTGAACGCGCTATTTCGCTTTTTCAGGATTCGCAAGAGAACGCGCCTTTTCTCGTTTCCTTCCTACACGCTCACATACAGTTATCGTGGCGGGTGGGGGTAGACAAGAGAAGTTCGGAAGCCACGTTACTACGGCTGCAGGAAGCTGGACATGCCACGCACAACGCTCCCTCGCTGAAGGAGGTTCTCATCAGAGAGACAGACCGGGCGACTACGTAG